The Eublepharis macularius isolate TG4126 chromosome 3, MPM_Emac_v1.0, whole genome shotgun sequence genome has a window encoding:
- the C3H11orf54 gene encoding ester hydrolase C11orf54 homolog, with product MARIEKFALHIPSLEEIAGVLQNGLTENYADVQVSVVDCPDLTQKPFCFPVKGICGKTRIADVGGVPYLLPLVQKDKVYDLNVVAKEIQLPGAFFLGAGAVSSRTVGGNAELIPIVQAQNENNPAINGSYMVKINPEDSGYLLEKYSTKHHGCDFGLLANLYASEGLPGKVIEVKANRRTGEQNFISCIRKALEKHYGDKPVGMGGTFVIQKGKAKIHVMPSEFSACPLNTDEDVNNWLKFFEMKAPLICQPVLVSRDPGFDLRLEHTHCFSHHGDGGHYHTDTTPETVEYLGYFAPAEYLFRIDKPQETHMVGRD from the exons ATGGCCAGAATTGAGAAGTTTGCTTTGCACATACCAAGCTTGGAAGAAATTGCTGGGG TTTTGCAGAATGGACTTACAGAGAACTACGCAGATGTTCAGGTATCCGTGGTGGACTGTCCGGATCTGACTCAAAAACCCTTCTGCTTTCCTGTGAAAG GCATTTGTGGCAAGACAAGAATTGCCGACGTGGGAGGCGTTCCCTATCTCTTGCCTCTAGTACAAAAAGATAAG GTTTATGACCTGAATGTTGTGGCAAAAGAAATTCAGCTCCCCGGAGCATTTTTTCTGGGAGCTGGAGCTGTTTCGTCTAGAACGGTTGGCGGCAACGCTGAG CTTATTCCTATTGTTCAAGCCCAAAATGAGAACAACCCTGCTATCAATGGAAGTTACATGGTCAAGATTAATCCCGAGGATAGTGGGTACCTGCTGGAGAAGTACAGCACCAAACATCATGGCTGTGACTTTGGGCTGCTGGCTAACCTGTATGCTAGTGAAGGCCTTCCTGGCAAG GTCATTGAAGTAAAAGCAAATAGAAGAACTGGGGAACAGAACTTCATATCCTGCATCAGGAAAGCCTTAGAAAAACATTACGGAGACAAGCCAGTGGGGATGGGAGGTACTTTTGTGATTCAGAAGGGGAAAGCGAAAATTCACGTTATG CCATCAGAATTTTCTGCCTGTCCGTTAAACACCGATGAGGATGTGAACAACTGGCTCAAGTTTTTTGAAATGAAGGCTCCACTCATTTGTCAACCTGTGTTGGTTTCCAGAGATCCG GGCTTCGATCTACGTTTGGAGCATACCCACTGCTTCAGCCATCATGGCGACGGAGGACACTACCATACAGACACCACGCCAGAGACTGTCGAGTATTTGGGATATTTTGCTCCTGCCGAGTATCTCTTTAGAATTGACAAACCCCAGGAAACGCACATGGTTGGTCGAGATTAA
- the TAF1D gene encoding TATA box-binding protein-associated factor RNA polymerase I subunit D — protein sequence MPDTEESSSSENSEGPSTSHCSEGLLEIRSAEAVPGNQDPKMNGSASSSRPTSRKKVKIQNSAKLVRRPENPSATETCRGPSAESSVKSKLPKPKIDLKALFDYHFRRKQQRNRRGPRTEVAAELKNPEPRAKRPRLVVSREERRRRYRERHFQFPFVQKLYRRKHIPLKMECLFEEAALRGFFKYIEMLKYEDHLKKALMQLDAADDLERECLESRKHKYLDDDGPLSPIEETNGEDPSENCDTEDIGAKIVENSCFILSSKIPKKKKKSKMMSKS from the exons ATGCCTGATACAGAAGAAAGCTCCTCATCTGAGAACTCTGAAGGACCAAGCACCAGCCATTGTTCTGAGGGATTGCTGGAGATTCGCTCAGCTGAAGCTGTGCCTGGTAACCAAGATCCAAAGAT GAACGGTTCAGCCTCAAGTTCACGGCCAACTTCAAGGAAAaaagtaaaaattcagaattcagcCAAACTCGTTCGGCGACCTGAAAATCCATCTGCTACTGAAACCTGTCGCGGCCCTTCTGCTGAATCTTCAGTGAAATCTAAGTTGCCCAAGCCTAAAATTGACCTGAAAGCCCTCTTTGACTATCACTTCAGAAGGAAACAGCAAAGGAACCGCAGAGGCCCGCGGACAGAAGTGGCCGCTGAACTCAAGAACCCAGAACCACGTGCAAAGAGACCACGGCTCGTGGTCTCAAGAGAAGAGCGAAGGAGGAGATATAGGGAGAGGCACTTTCAGTTTCCTTTTGTGCAGAAACTCTATAGAAGGAAACACATTCCCTTGAAAATGGAGTGTTTGTTTGAG GAAGCTGCTTTAAGAGGATTCTTCAAATACATTGAAATGCTGAAATACGAAGACCATCTCAAGAAAGCTCTGATGCAGCTGGATGCTGCAGATGATCTAGAAAGAGAGTGTTTGGAGTCACGGAAGCACAAATACTTGGATGATGACGGCCCTCTTTCTCCTATTGAGGAGACCAA TGGAGAAGACCCAAGTGAGAACTGTGACACAGAAGACATTGGCGCCAAGATTGTG GAGAACAGCTGCTTCATTTTAAGTAGCAAGAttccaaagaagaagaagaaatccaaGATGATGTCCAA ATCCTAA